One window from the genome of Andrena cerasifolii isolate SP2316 chromosome 3, iyAndCera1_principal, whole genome shotgun sequence encodes:
- the LOC143367250 gene encoding uncharacterized protein LOC143367250 — MPHVALEEMNKLSMLRLLESDRPIAMSFLSWDLYEYSLLQTTTKHTWTVKALSQIEKPRYVIFAMQTDRKNNLENSACRLDACKLTNVRLFLNSEAYPYDDLNLDFNKSKYALLYDMYAKFTRSYYGYGEPLLNTVEFLRYAPIAIIDYSRQNESVKSATVNVRIDFECRDNVPANTTAYCLLIHDL, encoded by the coding sequence ATGCCGCACGTCGCGTTAGAAGAGATGAACAAATTATCGATGCTACGTCTCCTGGAAAGTGATCGACCGATCGCGATGAGTTTCCTGTCGTGGGACCTGTACGAGTATTCACTGCTGCAAACGACTACGAAGCACACGTGGACCGTAAAAGCCTTGTCGCAGATCGAGAAACCACGATATGTGATATTCGCTATGCAAACCGATCGGAAGAATAATCTCGAGAATAGCGCGTGCAGATTAGACGCGTGCAAACTCACAAACGTACGATTGTTTCTGAATTCCGAGGCGTATCCGTACGATGACCTGAACCTTGATTTCAACAAATCTAAATACGCGCTCCTGTACGATATGTACGCGAAATTTACTCGTTCGTACTATGGCTACGGCGAACCATTGTTGAACACTGTCGAATTCCTACGATACGCCCCTATCGCGATCATAGATTATTCTCGACAGAACGAGTCGGTGAAGAGTGCAACGGTGAATGTGCGAATCGACTTCGAGTGTAGAGATAACGTACCCGCTAATACCACTGCATACTGTTTGCTCATACACGACCTATAG